The following proteins are co-located in the Colletotrichum lupini chromosome 4, complete sequence genome:
- a CDS encoding FMN-dependent dehydrogenase, with product MAASSSLPDLPPNYLKALELVDEAHKQDPRPSSVESVPFELHYAQKMTRWLAVRSPAAPPVLQLACRAQHFRRWEIPRNTYPMTRPGYLTWRAKLKSQAAAQVAELLASSPGIQPAIPQEDVDRVAALIRKENLSKDEETQVLEDVACLVFLDDHFDDFESKEEVDEDKIIGILRKTWAKMSEEGHALALKMNHSERALTSERISPRALRVQSTPACMGGGHHPRAIARVASKGKPGEDGTLQPHHPEGPSRRNTARNRLPPSVPGHVRLRLGARPATTYKDGVASLHLSTSSLSLTPFFYPSHPYSYDKNMPPLTLTPAEVSKHNRLDDLWLAIDGAVYDFTDFVREHPGGIAVILKCAGKDATEVYSEVHGPNLVKSTIPTSHHKGVLPPGAIMAKPQPHKWPQQQQKHRDPSQKQDSQTPPTPPTMPSKPPLTTLISAHDFESAASTSFSPKAWAFVSSAATDLFTKTRNATLYSQITLRPRVLVDVAAVSTATTMLSHPMRAPIFCPPTAMARLVHPEGEKELGRACKSAGVPQCVSVSASFPLEDILAAQREHEPATPYDVPVFFQLYVDKNRANSERLLRSAQAQGVKALFLTIDAPIPGKREADERVASDESLGSPISGARAVNDAKGGALGRIMGSYIDASVSWSDIAWLRRTVPGLPIVLKGVQTWMDAERAVEAGVEAIVLSNHGGRSLDTSPATIMVLLELQKNCPHVFDRVEVYVDGGISRGTDIFKALCLGAKAVGVGRGLLYGLNYGAEGVERYIEILRDELETTMKMCGVTNLNQVHPGFLNTLAVDHLIPGRHDNPNTPWRRNLHSKL from the exons ATGGCAGCGTCGTCTTCACTGCCCGATCTGCCACCCAATTACCTCAAGGCCCTCGAGCTGGTCGACGAGGCCCACAAGCAAGATCCCAGGCCATCGTCCGTTGAATCGGTTCCTTTTGAGCTTCACTATGCCCAGAAGATGACGCGCTGGCTCGCCGTCAGGTCTCCGGCGGCCCCTCCGGTCCTACAACTGGCCTGCCGAGCCCAACATTTCAGGAG ATGGGAAATCCCCCGCAACACATACCCAATGACCCGTCCGGGCTACCTCACCTGGCGCGCGAAGCTCAAGTCCCAAGCCGCCGCTCAGGTGGCTGAGCTCCTCGCCTCATCGCCCGGCATCCAGCCCGCCATCCCCCAGGAGGACGTCGACCGCGTGGCGGCACTTATCCGCAAGGAGAACCTCAGCAAGGACGAGGAGACGCAGGTGCTTGAAGACGTGGCATGCCTCGTCTTCCTCGACGATCATTTTGACGACTTTGAGAGCAAAGAGGAGGTTGACGAGGATAAGATTATTGGCATCCTGCGCAAGACGTGGGCCAAGATGAGCGAGGAGGGGCACGCGCTGGCGTTGAAGATGAATCACAGCGAAAGGGCATTGA CGAGCGAGAGAATCTCCCCGCGGGCCCTGAGGGTGCAATCCACCCCCGCCTGCATGGGGGGCGGCCATCATCCAAGGGCAATTGCCAGAGTCGCATCAAAAGGGAAACCCGGGGAGGACGGCACGCTGCAGCCCCACCATCCCGAGGGACCCTCTCGGCGCAATACCGCCCGAAATCGACTACCCCCTTCGGTCCCGGGACATGTCAGACTACGCCTTGGCGCCCGGCCCGCGACGACATACAAAGACGGTGTTGCAAGTCTTCACCTCTCAACATCATCCCTCTCTCTGACGCCATTCTTCTACCCATCTCACCCATACTCCTATGATAAGAACATGCCCCCTCTTACACTGACGCCGGCGGAGGTATCAAAACACAACCGCCTCGACGACCTCTGGCTCGCAATCGACGGCGCCGTCTACGACTTCACAGACTTTGTTCGCGAACACCCGGGCGGCATCGCCGTGATTCTCAAGTGCGCAGGCAAAGACGCCACAGAAGTCTACTCTGAAGTCCACGGGCCCAACCTGGTCAAGTCGACCATTCCCACCTCGCACCACAAGGGCGTCCTACCCCCGGGAGCCATCATGGCGAAACCTCAACCTCACAAGTggccgcagcagcagcagaagcATCGAGATCCATCCCAAAAACAAGACAGCCAAACACCACCAACACCACCAACCATGCCCTCGAAACCTCCCCTCACAACCCTCATCAGCGCCCACGACTTCGAATCCGCAGCCTCCACCTCCTTCTCCCCCAAAGCCTGGGCCTTCGTCTCCTCCGCCGCAACAGACCTCTTCACAAAAACCCGCAACGCGACCCTCTACTCCCAAATCACCCTCCGCCCCCGCGTCCTCGTCGACGTCGCCGCCGTCTCCACCGCCACAACCATGCTCTCCCACCCGATGCGCGCCCCCATCTTCTGCCCGCCCACCGCAATGGCCCGCCTCGTCCACCCCGAAGGCGAAAAGGAACTCGGCCGCGCCTGCAAATCCGCCGGCGTCCCGCAGTGCGTCTCCGTCTCCGCCTCGTTCCCGCTCGAGGACATCCTCGCCGCCCAGCGCGAGCACGAACCCGCGACTCCCTACGACGTCCCCGTCTTCTTCCAGCTCTACGTCGACAAGAACCGCGCCAACTCGGAACGCCTGCTGCGCTCCGCCCAAGCACAGGGCGTGAAAGCCCTCTTCCTCACAATCGACGCCCCGATCCCCGGAAAACGCGAGGCTGACGAGCGCGTGGCCTCCGACGAGTCCCTGGGCTCCCCCATCTCCGGCGCCCGCGCCGTCAACGACGCCAAGGGTGGCGCCCTCGGCCGCATCATGGGCAGCTACATCGACGCCTCGGTGAGCTGGTCCGACATTGCCTGGCTGCGCCGCACCGTCCCGGGTCTCCCCATCGTCCTCAAGGGCGTGCAGACGTGGATGGACGCCGAGCGGGCCGTCGAGGCCGGTGTCGAGGCCATTGTCCTCTCCAACCACGGCGGGCGGAGCCTCGATACCTCCCCTGCGACCATCATGGTGCTGCTGGAGCTGCAGAAGAATTGCCCGCACGTGTTTGACAGGGTCGAGGTGTACGTGGACGGCGGCATCTCGCGTGGGACGGATATCTTCAAGGCCTTGTGTCTTGGTGCCAAGGCCGTGGGTGTTGGGAGGGGTTTGTTATATGGGCTTAATTATGGTGCTGAGGGCGTGGAGCGATACATTGAGA TCCTGCGAGACGAACTGGAAACGACGATGAAAATGTGCGGTGTCACAAACCTAAACCAAGTCCACCCAGGTTTCCTCAATACCTTGGCCGTGGACCACCTCATCCCGGGACGACATGATAACCCAAATACACCCTGGCGCCGCAATCTACACAGCAAGCTGTAA